A single window of Pontibacillus chungwhensis DNA harbors:
- a CDS encoding DUF6583 family protein — MKMERDGMMTKQTKKMFAKVGGTTVAATLLTAGLATPTYAAEADQSQEAMDLYLDAQQNTNDIRWEQMLKYSETSIELQDRLLREAYKSNSSFSMGFDAEGDAVQPFLPQVQMAKNVLSKLEFETKSKIDPSTNEAYGDVDVNLNNFNIASAYMYQNEEKTALKVPSLYRKYFSFQNDKYGELIERLDGMSGMPAQETPGAPAMDTTGMMTSFPNIVKANETNFTFNELKTMGQDYLNVITDELEGAEFSLEEGVDYDGETYDKVSVQIDEEKAQEMIKALLEELKSDETFWNAVMQQMEMQGMPSDMNSEEMIMADLERAIENVDKLSLPEGISIEAYIQDNVVEHEMITMDLKAEGSEEAVTVDMIGSFNKEGEDYEASGEISFGQAGQEEGFTLSYTEDGTSQTDGLAVDNEFRFVVDAVEDANDLTVGLNVQSEYTETTSNSTFDVVLEGDMFEGQPIPEIGGYVNTTLTKGSEDEYSQDTDLGLDLNFDNTQMGSVMASVDFNMEQDVTFTDDLEFPEVVEGDNAVNLNEVSDEELQKIGQDIQKNMKRYSNLFMQIFGETLFAPKK, encoded by the coding sequence ATGAAAATGGAAAGGGATGGAATGATGACAAAACAAACCAAAAAGATGTTTGCAAAAGTTGGAGGAACTACAGTAGCAGCTACTCTATTAACAGCAGGTCTTGCGACGCCTACATACGCTGCAGAGGCTGATCAAAGTCAAGAAGCTATGGACTTGTATTTAGATGCGCAGCAAAACACAAATGATATCCGATGGGAACAAATGCTTAAATACAGTGAAACATCGATTGAGCTTCAAGATCGCTTATTGCGTGAGGCTTACAAGTCTAATTCAAGCTTTTCAATGGGCTTTGACGCAGAAGGGGATGCTGTACAACCTTTCCTTCCGCAAGTACAAATGGCTAAAAATGTTCTTTCAAAGCTAGAATTCGAAACGAAATCAAAAATCGATCCATCGACAAACGAGGCATATGGAGATGTTGACGTAAACTTGAATAACTTTAACATTGCCAGTGCTTACATGTATCAAAATGAAGAGAAGACAGCCCTTAAAGTTCCAAGTCTATATAGGAAGTATTTCAGCTTCCAAAATGACAAGTATGGGGAACTGATTGAGCGATTAGATGGAATGAGTGGAATGCCTGCTCAGGAAACACCTGGTGCGCCCGCAATGGATACGACAGGAATGATGACTTCCTTCCCTAACATTGTTAAAGCGAATGAAACGAATTTCACATTCAATGAGCTAAAGACAATGGGGCAAGATTATTTAAACGTTATTACGGATGAACTTGAAGGGGCGGAATTCTCCCTTGAAGAAGGCGTAGATTATGACGGAGAAACGTATGACAAAGTTTCTGTTCAAATTGATGAAGAAAAAGCTCAGGAAATGATTAAAGCATTGCTAGAAGAACTAAAATCTGATGAGACGTTCTGGAATGCTGTAATGCAACAAATGGAAATGCAAGGCATGCCATCTGATATGAATTCAGAAGAAATGATTATGGCGGATCTTGAGAGAGCCATTGAAAACGTAGACAAATTATCTCTCCCTGAAGGGATTTCAATCGAAGCTTATATCCAGGATAACGTTGTAGAACATGAAATGATTACAATGGACCTGAAAGCAGAAGGTTCTGAAGAAGCCGTAACAGTTGATATGATCGGCAGCTTTAACAAAGAGGGAGAAGATTACGAAGCAAGCGGAGAAATTTCCTTCGGACAAGCTGGTCAAGAGGAAGGGTTTACACTTAGTTATACAGAAGACGGCACATCTCAAACAGATGGACTAGCTGTTGATAATGAATTCCGCTTTGTTGTAGATGCAGTAGAAGATGCGAATGATCTGACGGTAGGACTTAACGTACAGAGCGAGTACACGGAAACAACTTCAAATTCTACATTTGATGTGGTGCTTGAAGGAGACATGTTTGAAGGACAACCAATCCCTGAAATTGGCGGCTATGTAAATACGACGTTAACTAAGGGAAGCGAAGATGAGTATAGTCAAGATACTGACTTAGGACTAGACCTTAACTTTGACAATACTCAAATGGGAAGTGTGATGGCATCTGTTGATTTCAATATGGAGCAAGATGTGACATTCACAGATGACCTTGAGTTCCCTGAAGTAGTTGAGGGGGACAATGCAGTCAATTTAAATGAAGTATCTGATGAAGAACTTCAGAAGATTGGTCAAGATATTCAAAAGAATATGAAGCGTTACAGCAACTTATTTATGCAAATTTTTGGCGAGACTCTTTTTGCTCCTAAAAAGTAA
- a CDS encoding aldehyde dehydrogenase family protein, which yields MTTSFTQQYINGTWKQGSSEKMVENYNPYSNELLQTIQSANEKDLNEAYEYAEKAQSSWADVSPAEKQAYFDRLLQVMNERKDEIVDWLVKESGSTKVKSQVEFQAAMAIVKEASSFPTRMEGTILPSNVPGKNNYVHRSAKGVIGVIGPWNFPFHLALRSIAPAIATGNTVVVKPASDTPVTSGLLIADLFHEAGFPEGVINVLVGRGSEIGDAFVEHPAAKLISFTGSTEVGSHIGELAGKHLKDTALELGGNNAMLVLKDADIDRAVQAAAFGKFLHQGQICMSLNRIIIHESIYDKFTEAFKNKVESLKAGNPADDDTVVGPVINEEAIKRIQQDVDESVSQGAKKLLGGKVEGNLMHPVVLSHVTNDMPIAKNEIFGPVAALIKVKDEEEAIQIANDSPYGLSGSIFTTDRYHGMEVAKRIETGMIHINDQSVNDEAHVAFGGEKQSGIGRFGGEWAIDKFTTVKWISVQSEYREYPF from the coding sequence ATGACGACATCATTCACTCAACAATATATAAATGGAACATGGAAACAAGGTTCCAGTGAGAAAATGGTAGAAAATTATAATCCATATTCAAATGAATTACTACAAACCATTCAGTCAGCAAATGAAAAAGATTTAAATGAAGCATATGAGTATGCTGAGAAGGCGCAATCATCCTGGGCTGACGTAAGCCCTGCTGAAAAACAAGCCTACTTCGACCGTTTGCTTCAGGTTATGAATGAAAGAAAAGATGAGATTGTCGACTGGCTTGTAAAAGAATCCGGAAGTACAAAGGTGAAATCACAAGTAGAATTCCAAGCAGCCATGGCGATTGTGAAGGAAGCGAGTTCTTTCCCAACACGCATGGAGGGGACAATCTTACCTTCAAATGTTCCTGGGAAAAACAACTATGTACATCGTTCAGCAAAAGGAGTCATTGGCGTGATTGGCCCTTGGAATTTCCCGTTCCATTTAGCGCTTCGATCTATAGCACCCGCAATTGCCACAGGGAATACAGTTGTCGTGAAACCCGCTTCTGATACACCTGTCACTTCTGGTTTACTTATAGCAGATTTATTCCACGAAGCTGGATTCCCAGAAGGCGTTATCAACGTATTAGTTGGACGAGGATCTGAAATAGGGGATGCATTTGTGGAACATCCGGCAGCTAAATTAATTTCTTTCACAGGCTCAACTGAGGTTGGAAGTCACATCGGAGAATTAGCCGGCAAACATTTGAAAGATACAGCTTTAGAATTAGGAGGCAACAATGCCATGTTAGTGTTGAAAGACGCTGATATTGATCGAGCTGTTCAGGCAGCGGCCTTTGGTAAGTTCTTGCATCAGGGCCAGATTTGCATGTCTCTTAACCGAATTATCATTCACGAAAGCATTTATGATAAATTTACAGAAGCTTTTAAGAATAAAGTGGAGAGTCTAAAAGCAGGAAACCCTGCTGATGACGATACAGTTGTCGGTCCTGTTATTAACGAGGAAGCGATCAAGCGTATTCAGCAAGATGTAGATGAGAGTGTCAGCCAGGGGGCTAAGAAGTTGCTTGGAGGAAAGGTAGAAGGAAATCTGATGCATCCAGTGGTCTTATCTCATGTAACAAACGATATGCCAATCGCTAAGAATGAGATATTTGGTCCAGTGGCGGCTCTTATTAAAGTGAAGGATGAAGAAGAAGCTATTCAAATTGCCAACGATTCTCCTTATGGCTTAAGCGGGTCGATCTTTACAACAGACCGCTATCACGGTATGGAAGTTGCGAAGCGGATTGAAACCGGTATGATTCACATTAATGATCAATCTGTAAACGATGAAGCCCATGTTGCCTTCGGTGGCGAGAAGCAATCAGGTATTGGTCGCTTTGGCGGCGAATGGGCAATTGACAAATTCACAACCGTTAAATGGATCAGTGTCCAATCCGAATATAGAGAATATCCATTTTAA
- a CDS encoding putative holin-like toxin, with protein MPIDAYQVIMVMFSFGMFVLSLLSFVVKIVTELLKHKK; from the coding sequence ATGCCTATCGACGCATATCAAGTCATTATGGTAATGTTTTCGTTTGGTATGTTCGTCCTTTCGCTTCTTAGCTTTGTTGTGAAGATTGTGACAGAGCTCTTAAAGCATAAAAAATAG
- a CDS encoding YqkE family protein → MGKKRKQEEEGTLKDLLQDDLVKQLQSKKADLKKQEEQRKEEEKQKRIEERKKREANKSFEELLNESELDWKSFKK, encoded by the coding sequence TTGGGTAAGAAACGTAAACAAGAGGAAGAAGGCACGTTAAAAGATCTGTTACAAGATGATCTTGTAAAACAACTTCAATCGAAGAAAGCGGATTTGAAAAAGCAAGAAGAGCAGCGAAAAGAAGAAGAAAAGCAAAAGCGGATAGAAGAGCGTAAAAAAAGGGAAGCAAACAAAAGTTTTGAGGAATTGCTAAATGAAAGTGAACTTGATTGGAAGAGTTTCAAAAAGTAA
- a CDS encoding iron-sulfur cluster biosynthesis family protein yields the protein MKLTIMNEALNQLRQLQMDHKPYLRLYYDIEGCGCGVNGVRILYFTDEVTQYDEVVENDNYKIIIDEQQKTFFEPDMKLEWTGRLFRLKSPNGMLNASLSSRVIQKGVEFVG from the coding sequence ATGAAATTAACAATTATGAATGAAGCATTAAATCAATTGCGTCAGTTGCAGATGGACCATAAGCCTTATCTGCGCCTTTACTATGACATAGAAGGATGCGGATGTGGTGTGAACGGCGTACGCATTTTGTATTTTACAGATGAAGTGACACAATACGATGAAGTGGTGGAAAATGATAATTATAAGATCATAATAGATGAACAGCAAAAAACCTTTTTCGAACCAGACATGAAGCTAGAATGGACAGGGCGTTTATTCCGCCTTAAAAGTCCAAATGGGATGCTGAATGCTTCATTATCTTCTAGGGTTATTCAAAAAGGAGTGGAGTTTGTTGGGTAA
- a CDS encoding HPr family phosphocarrier protein: MKLQVQKPIFAESASLFVNTMSEYEDTVLLKKDHWVVDAKSLLGVLAVSLQPGQTVELDVQGGNETAIKQTLIEKQLFIEA, encoded by the coding sequence ATGAAACTGCAAGTACAGAAACCGATTTTCGCCGAATCTGCTAGTCTCTTTGTAAACACAATGAGTGAGTACGAGGATACGGTGCTGTTAAAAAAAGATCACTGGGTCGTGGATGCTAAAAGTCTTTTAGGAGTGTTAGCAGTCTCTCTACAGCCTGGACAAACAGTAGAACTCGATGTCCAAGGCGGGAACGAAACCGCCATTAAGCAAACGCTTATTGAAAAACAGCTTTTTATAGAAGCATAA
- a CDS encoding DNA polymerase IV, whose amino-acid sequence MNAVIDYQSFPERSILCVDMKSFYASCAAIMKGLDPMRAHLAVVADLKRPGSVVLAASPALKKDFGIKTGSRLFEIPDDPRIHLVSAQMRIYLHISTEITRLFNRYVPKEAIHTYSVDESFLDVTGTERLWGDAKEVARMIQQELFETFHLQCAIGIGPNMLLSKLCLDLEAKKNGIAQWEYEDVKKKLWPVSPLSEMWGIGSRMEKRLNRLGITNVGQLATFPLEQLEKRFGVMGNQLYYHANGVDLSELGAPIMEGQISFGKSQILMRDYPNPEEVRYVILEMCEEVAKRARASQKAGRTISLGIGYSKVENGGGFHRSRSVASPTNITTELYDVCMQIFNEFYSHQTVRKISISLSNITEDKAMQLSLFEQDRDKKRDLGYVMDEIRNKYGNDALLRAVSYTKAGTAKHRSKLVGGHYAE is encoded by the coding sequence ATGAATGCGGTGATTGATTATCAGTCGTTCCCGGAACGTAGTATTTTGTGTGTGGATATGAAAAGTTTTTATGCTAGTTGCGCCGCCATCATGAAAGGGCTAGATCCAATGAGGGCCCATCTTGCTGTGGTAGCAGATTTAAAGCGCCCGGGAAGTGTGGTGTTGGCAGCTTCGCCAGCGTTAAAGAAAGATTTCGGTATTAAGACAGGGAGTCGTTTATTTGAGATCCCAGATGATCCGAGAATCCATTTAGTGTCTGCACAAATGAGGATTTATCTGCACATCTCAACTGAAATTACCCGCCTTTTTAATCGTTATGTTCCAAAAGAAGCGATTCACACGTACAGTGTTGACGAAAGTTTTCTGGATGTAACGGGAACGGAGAGATTATGGGGAGACGCTAAAGAGGTTGCTCGAATGATCCAACAAGAGTTGTTTGAGACGTTTCACCTCCAATGTGCAATTGGAATCGGGCCAAATATGCTTCTGTCTAAATTATGCCTCGACCTGGAAGCTAAGAAAAATGGGATTGCTCAATGGGAGTATGAAGATGTAAAGAAAAAATTGTGGCCTGTTTCGCCGTTAAGCGAAATGTGGGGGATTGGTTCGCGGATGGAGAAACGGTTAAATCGGTTAGGCATTACAAACGTTGGACAGCTTGCTACATTTCCTCTCGAACAGCTGGAGAAACGCTTTGGGGTGATGGGGAATCAGCTCTACTATCACGCCAATGGGGTAGATCTCTCTGAGCTTGGTGCTCCCATTATGGAAGGGCAGATCAGCTTTGGGAAGAGTCAAATTCTTATGAGGGATTACCCGAACCCGGAAGAAGTGCGCTATGTCATTTTGGAAATGTGTGAAGAGGTGGCAAAGCGTGCACGTGCGTCTCAAAAAGCAGGGCGAACGATTAGTCTTGGGATTGGATATAGTAAAGTTGAGAATGGCGGTGGGTTTCACCGTTCAAGATCCGTCGCATCCCCTACGAATATTACAACAGAGTTATACGATGTATGTATGCAAATTTTTAACGAATTTTATTCTCATCAGACCGTTCGGAAGATTTCGATAAGCCTATCTAATATTACAGAAGACAAAGCGATGCAACTTAGTTTATTTGAACAAGACCGTGATAAAAAGCGTGATCTTGGTTATGTGATGGATGAAATCCGAAACAAATACGGGAACGATGCTCTTCTTAGGGCCGTTTCCTATACGAAGGCTGGTACAGCGAAGCATCGAAGTAAGTTGGTTGGCGGGCATTATGCGGAATAG
- a CDS encoding SDR family NAD(P)-dependent oxidoreductase, whose product MTHVLTNKKVVITGASSGIGERIAWHVAKKGGLPILLARRGERLNELIDSIEKSTGVRGYAASCDLAKRSDIERAFSMIKERFGVVDALINNAGFGIFESVEETSIEQYEAMFQVNVFGLIQCVKVVLPDFVAQGGHIVNIASQAGKMSTPKASGYAASKHAVLGFTNALRLEVKPKGVYVTGVNLGPVRTNFFDQADPDGAYQKSVERFMLDPDVVAQKVIKHLFTSKREINLPSWMEAGSKLYQLMPGLTEKVMRKQFEKK is encoded by the coding sequence TTGACGCATGTATTAACGAATAAGAAAGTGGTTATTACGGGAGCATCGAGTGGTATTGGAGAACGCATAGCCTGGCATGTAGCTAAAAAGGGTGGTCTACCGATCCTTTTAGCCAGACGAGGAGAACGTTTGAATGAACTCATTGACAGTATAGAGAAGAGCACCGGTGTGAGGGGTTATGCCGCTTCATGTGATTTGGCTAAACGCTCAGATATTGAACGGGCTTTTTCAATGATAAAGGAAAGATTCGGAGTTGTAGATGCCTTAATTAACAATGCAGGGTTTGGTATATTTGAGTCGGTAGAAGAGACGAGTATAGAGCAGTATGAAGCAATGTTTCAAGTGAATGTGTTTGGTCTCATTCAATGTGTGAAAGTAGTGCTTCCTGATTTTGTTGCACAAGGGGGGCATATTGTGAACATCGCCTCTCAGGCTGGTAAGATGTCTACTCCGAAAGCATCTGGCTATGCGGCTTCGAAGCATGCGGTTCTAGGTTTCACAAACGCTCTTCGCTTAGAAGTAAAACCAAAAGGGGTTTATGTAACAGGGGTGAATCTGGGCCCTGTTCGAACAAACTTTTTCGATCAGGCTGATCCTGATGGAGCTTATCAAAAGTCCGTTGAGCGCTTCATGTTAGATCCTGATGTTGTAGCTCAAAAAGTGATCAAGCATTTGTTTACATCTAAGAGAGAAATTAATTTGCCTTCTTGGATGGAAGCCGGTTCAAAGCTTTATCAACTTATGCCTGGACTTACAGAGAAAGTGATGCGCAAACAATTTGAGAAGAAATAA
- a CDS encoding MBL fold metallo-hydrolase, giving the protein MVQTTDKIYQLSIPTPFAVGDVHTYLLKGETLSLIDAGVKTEEAWKALESQLHAIGYSPNDIKQVILTHHHPDHIGLVDRFEQLEGVYGHEDNKRWLERDETFLNRFQTFFYTLYKQFGVDHTHEAFFKHLRDPLKYVAEGTLTGSLKEGDQIPGHPDWSVMETPGHAESHLSFYRSLDQSMLSGDHLLYHISSNPLLEPPRLPGGPRPRPLVTYQKTLDKCLHMDIREVYPGHGPVFTNPNELIKERMKKQEYRSNKVYHMLEEGPLTPFQVCKQLFPKHIEKQFGLTMSETVGQLDVLEEEGRVHVHLEDGVYYYEAK; this is encoded by the coding sequence ATGGTTCAAACAACAGATAAGATCTATCAACTGTCCATTCCAACGCCATTTGCAGTGGGGGATGTGCATACGTATTTACTAAAGGGAGAAACGCTATCTCTAATTGATGCGGGCGTAAAAACAGAAGAAGCTTGGAAAGCGTTAGAATCCCAATTACACGCGATTGGTTACAGTCCTAACGATATTAAACAAGTGATTCTGACACATCACCATCCTGATCACATAGGTTTAGTTGATCGCTTTGAACAATTAGAAGGAGTATATGGTCATGAGGACAATAAAAGATGGCTTGAGAGAGATGAGACGTTTTTAAATCGTTTTCAAACGTTTTTCTATACGTTATATAAGCAGTTTGGGGTAGATCATACTCATGAAGCCTTCTTTAAACATTTGCGTGATCCTCTTAAATATGTGGCGGAGGGCACACTAACTGGCTCGTTAAAAGAAGGAGATCAAATTCCAGGGCATCCAGATTGGTCGGTTATGGAAACCCCTGGGCATGCCGAGAGTCATTTATCGTTTTACAGATCTCTTGACCAGTCGATGTTGTCGGGGGATCATTTGCTTTACCACATTTCTTCCAATCCTTTGTTAGAGCCACCTCGCCTACCTGGTGGTCCGCGTCCTAGGCCGCTTGTCACTTATCAAAAAACATTGGATAAGTGTTTACATATGGATATACGAGAAGTTTATCCTGGTCACGGCCCGGTTTTCACGAATCCTAACGAGTTAATTAAAGAACGTATGAAAAAGCAGGAATACCGGTCTAATAAGGTATATCACATGTTGGAAGAGGGACCTCTCACTCCATTTCAAGTGTGTAAACAGCTATTTCCAAAACACATTGAAAAACAATTTGGTTTAACGATGTCAGAAACCGTCGGGCAACTTGATGTATTGGAAGAGGAAGGGCGCGTTCATGTACACTTAGAAGATGGAGTTTATTATTATGAAGCAAAATAG
- a CDS encoding AbgT family transporter yields MEDTQKRGWVTKALDVIERVGNKLPHPATLFAILAGLIIILSGIMAALGVTVEDPIKGETVSVFNLMSSEGIKYIFENFVTNFTGFAPLGTVLVTMLGIGVAERSGLISAMLRGLVTSVPSSMITAALVFAGIMSSMAADAGYVVLVPLGAVLYAGLGRHPLAGLAAAFAGVSAGFSANLSLTALDPLLADLTIEAVKNSAFPEYAGEIQYTMNYFFMLASVALLTVVGTWVTNRFVEPRLGDYKGEVEEEINYLTKAEKKGLLLSFLSLLVTLGLLSLLIAFEWSPLRNNEDVLMSPFFFNLVPSIFLAFFIPGLVYGIVTKNIKNDKDVANQLNETMETMGSFIVLSFFAAQFVGFFAKTNLGRILAIKGAEFLDSTGINDFRVVILFIIVASLINLVMGSASAKWAIMAPVFVPIMMRIGYSPEFTTLIYRIADSTTNVISPLMTYFAIVIAFAQKYDKRVGIGTLISTMLPYSIAFFIAWLIMLIIWVVAGIPIGPDTGIYFDGNLWK; encoded by the coding sequence ATGGAGGATACTCAAAAGCGCGGTTGGGTTACGAAGGCGCTTGACGTCATCGAGCGCGTCGGGAATAAGCTTCCCCACCCAGCAACCCTTTTTGCCATACTAGCAGGATTGATCATCATCCTCTCAGGGATTATGGCAGCCCTTGGAGTTACGGTTGAAGACCCCATTAAGGGAGAGACGGTTTCTGTCTTTAACTTAATGTCGTCTGAGGGTATAAAATATATCTTTGAAAACTTCGTTACAAACTTCACAGGCTTCGCCCCACTCGGAACGGTACTTGTAACAATGCTAGGAATTGGCGTAGCAGAGCGCTCTGGCTTAATTAGCGCTATGCTTCGTGGACTTGTTACCTCTGTTCCTAGTTCAATGATTACAGCAGCCCTTGTGTTTGCTGGTATTATGTCAAGTATGGCAGCTGATGCAGGTTACGTTGTACTTGTGCCTTTAGGTGCAGTTCTATATGCAGGACTTGGACGACACCCATTAGCAGGTTTAGCAGCCGCCTTCGCGGGTGTATCTGCAGGTTTTAGTGCGAACTTATCATTAACAGCTCTAGATCCTTTACTTGCTGATTTAACCATTGAAGCAGTAAAGAACTCTGCTTTTCCTGAATATGCAGGGGAAATTCAATACACTATGAACTACTTCTTTATGCTAGCCTCTGTTGCTTTATTAACAGTAGTAGGTACATGGGTAACGAATCGATTCGTTGAACCTCGTCTTGGTGATTATAAAGGCGAAGTGGAAGAAGAAATTAACTACTTAACAAAGGCCGAGAAAAAAGGACTTCTTCTTTCATTCCTTTCTCTTCTTGTTACATTAGGTTTACTATCTTTACTTATCGCATTTGAGTGGTCTCCACTACGAAATAATGAAGATGTATTGATGTCTCCATTCTTCTTTAACCTAGTACCAAGTATCTTCCTGGCTTTCTTTATTCCAGGACTTGTATACGGGATTGTTACAAAGAACATTAAGAACGATAAAGATGTAGCCAACCAACTAAATGAAACGATGGAAACAATGGGTTCCTTTATTGTCCTATCGTTCTTCGCTGCACAGTTTGTTGGATTCTTTGCCAAAACAAACCTTGGACGCATCTTAGCTATTAAAGGTGCCGAATTCCTAGATAGTACAGGCATTAACGATTTCCGTGTTGTGATTCTGTTCATTATTGTCGCTTCTCTTATCAACTTAGTAATGGGTAGCGCATCAGCCAAGTGGGCTATTATGGCTCCTGTATTCGTACCTATTATGATGCGTATCGGCTACAGCCCGGAATTTACAACTTTGATCTATCGTATTGCAGATTCAACGACAAACGTTATTTCACCACTTATGACGTATTTCGCCATTGTAATTGCCTTTGCCCAAAAATATGATAAACGAGTTGGAATCGGAACTTTAATTTCCACTATGCTTCCATACTCGATTGCATTCTTCATTGCATGGCTGATCATGCTTATCATTTGGGTCGTTGCCGGTATCCCAATCGGTCCAGACACAGGCATCTACTTTGATGGAAACCTATGGAAATAA
- a CDS encoding M20/M25/M40 family metallo-hydrolase yields the protein MSDWKTKKQLVDLLCQLVEYPSITGSEAEIALAEHIHQRFMEKDYFKNHPDHVKLHPLPDGRQLVTALVKQDEAQDTVILLSHFDVVGVDDFGSKKPLAFYPRGLTEEYERIREELPDAIQQDMKSGEWLFGRGIMDMKAGLTVHMSMLERAMEGEFKGNLLLLTVPDEEVNSLGMLQALPALQEIKKQENLNYRACLNGEPMFSQYPGDPGQYVYSGSIGKLLPGFLCYGKETHVGEPFAGLNANLMVSYLSQELELNEAFIETVGEETTPPPISLMQRDLKEEYSVQTPQAAVAMYNVLYLKQSTKEIHKKLLEAANRASSQTTKHFNAKARAFLNEKPGIHIPEFPVRVFTYDELYNEAVERYGGEEVERRRNLLISQREKGDREFSTLLVQELASLCKDLAPMIVLFYSPPFYPSVSSKEDDYVKDTLQHVKDYTKDQFQITLEEVEFFPGLSDLSFIGPPTSETKLNTLLENMPLYGNGFELSDERLSMFQMPILNVGPRGKDPHQWSERLELSYSFEQLPEIISETIHTLLKTRS from the coding sequence ATGTCAGATTGGAAAACTAAGAAACAGCTTGTCGATCTGCTCTGCCAATTAGTTGAATACCCAAGTATTACAGGAAGCGAAGCAGAAATTGCGCTAGCTGAACATATTCACCAACGATTTATGGAAAAAGATTATTTTAAAAACCATCCCGACCACGTTAAGCTTCATCCGTTACCTGATGGTAGGCAGCTCGTGACAGCACTTGTAAAACAAGATGAAGCTCAAGATACGGTAATCTTATTAAGTCACTTTGATGTGGTAGGGGTTGATGATTTCGGTTCTAAAAAGCCTCTTGCTTTTTATCCGAGGGGATTAACTGAAGAATATGAGCGAATACGAGAAGAACTCCCCGATGCTATTCAACAAGATATGAAAAGCGGGGAATGGCTGTTTGGGCGAGGAATTATGGATATGAAAGCAGGACTTACGGTTCATATGTCCATGCTAGAGCGTGCTATGGAAGGTGAATTTAAAGGGAATTTACTTCTCTTAACGGTACCTGACGAAGAGGTTAACTCCCTTGGTATGCTTCAAGCTCTCCCAGCCCTTCAAGAAATCAAAAAGCAGGAGAACCTCAACTATAGGGCATGTTTAAACGGAGAACCGATGTTTAGCCAGTATCCTGGTGACCCAGGACAATATGTATATTCAGGCTCAATCGGGAAATTGCTCCCTGGTTTCTTATGTTATGGAAAAGAGACCCATGTGGGAGAACCGTTTGCAGGACTAAACGCTAATTTAATGGTAAGTTACTTATCACAAGAACTGGAGTTAAATGAAGCTTTCATCGAAACAGTGGGGGAAGAAACCACACCACCGCCGATCTCTTTAATGCAGAGAGACTTGAAGGAGGAGTACTCCGTTCAGACACCTCAAGCGGCTGTAGCCATGTATAATGTTCTTTACTTGAAGCAGTCCACGAAAGAGATTCATAAGAAGCTTCTTGAAGCAGCGAATCGAGCAAGTAGCCAGACGACAAAACACTTCAATGCGAAGGCGCGTGCCTTTCTGAATGAAAAGCCGGGCATTCATATACCAGAATTTCCTGTACGTGTCTTTACTTATGATGAATTATATAATGAAGCAGTGGAGCGATACGGGGGAGAAGAGGTTGAGAGGAGGAGGAATCTTCTCATAAGTCAAAGAGAGAAAGGAGACCGAGAGTTTTCAACCCTTCTTGTACAAGAGCTTGCATCGCTATGTAAAGACCTTGCGCCTATGATTGTTCTATTTTACAGTCCACCGTTCTATCCATCTGTCTCGTCTAAAGAAGATGACTATGTTAAGGATACGCTGCAACACGTTAAAGATTACACGAAAGATCAGTTCCAGATTACTCTTGAGGAAGTAGAATTTTTCCCTGGTCTATCAGATCTTAGCTTTATTGGTCCGCCAACCTCAGAGACTAAATTAAATACGTTGTTAGAGAATATGCCGCTTTATGGCAATGGATTTGAATTATCAGATGAACGACTGTCAATGTTTCAAATGCCCATTTTAAACGTCGGGCCAAGAGGGAAAGACCCCCATCAGTGGTCTGAACGACTAGAACTCTCTTATAGCTTCGAACAGCTACCAGAAATCATTTCTGAAACCATTCATACTTTATTGAAAACGCGAAGTTAA